One part of the Ochotona princeps isolate mOchPri1 chromosome 3, mOchPri1.hap1, whole genome shotgun sequence genome encodes these proteins:
- the LOC131479786 gene encoding LOW QUALITY PROTEIN: methyl-CpG-binding domain protein 4-like (The sequence of the model RefSeq protein was modified relative to this genomic sequence to represent the inferred CDS: deleted 1 base in 1 codon): MCVLSRVVVPSHPRVEDCLSLPPLSGLPKKMDVFLVLTVEKREPEGEVTVLKGIQTKKTKRGGKKNLPDCALSDRKRNCASNGADAETEPDPQGSQRGTTPQVSDGRAIGEPPGVTSAEESLVKEKLSSESSLHGLCATRAAGHSEQKPEAASSEPEETKTKGEAGERKEHLHIDTLKCVSEVDNSCSQTEKDFTSEKIFQEDTVPRTQIERRKTSLYFSSKYNNAALSPPRRKAFKKWTPPRSPFNLVQETLFHDPWKLLIATIFLNRTSGRMAIPVQTWEFLEKYPSAEAARAADWRDVSELLKPLGLYDLRAKTIIKFSDEYLTEQWKYPIELHEIGKYGNDSYRIFCISEWKQVHPEDHKLSKYHDWLWENYEKLSLS, encoded by the exons ATGTGTGTCCTCAGCCGAGTCGTTGTTCCGAGTCACCCGAGAGTGGAGGACTGCCTAAGCTTACCTCCGCTCAGTGGCTTGCCCAAGAAAATGGACGTGTTCCTAGTATTGACTGTGGAAAAGAGAGAGCCCGAAGGAGAGGTGACTGTGCTAAAAGGAATTCAAACTAAGAAAACTAAAAGAGGGGGCAAAAAGAACCTTCCAGATTGTGCCCTAAGTGATAGGAAAAGGAACTGTGCATCTAACGGGGCAGATGCTGAAACAGAGCCTGATCCACAAGGAAGTCAGCGTGGCACAACTCCACAGGTTTCTGATGGCAGAGCAATCGGCGAGCCCCCTGGGGTGACCAGTGCTGAGGAGAGCCTTgtcaaagagaagctgagttcagAGTCAAGTCTTCACGGATTATGTGCAACCAGAGCTGCAGGGCACAGCGAGCAGAAGCCAGAGGCAGCCTCTTCAGAACCAGAGGAAACCAAAACGAAAGGAGaagctggggaaaggaaggaacaTTTGCATATTGACACTTTAAAATGCGTCTCTGAAGTGGACAACAGCTGCTCGCAAACTGAAAAAGACTTCACttctgaaaaaatatttcaagaagacACCGTCCCACGAACACAAAtcgaaagaagaaaaacaagcttGTATTTTTCCAGCAAGTATAACAATGCAGCTCTTAGCCCCCCACGACGTAAAGCCTTTAAGAAGTGGACACCTCCACGGTCACCTTTTAACCTCGTCCAGGAAACACTTTTTCACGACCCGTGGAAGCTTCTCATTGCAACTATATTTCTCAATCGGACCTCAGGCAGAATGGCCATACCTGTG CAAACCTGGGAGTTTCTGGAGAAGTACCCTTCAGCCGAGGCAGCCAGAGCCGCAGACTGGAGAGATGTGTCCGAACTTCTCAAGCCGCTTGGTCTCTATGATCTCCGAGCAAAAACCATCATCAAGTTCTCAGATGAGTACCTGACAGAGCAGTGGAAATATCCAATTGAGCTTCATGAGATTGGCAAATACGGCAATGACTCCTACCGAATTTTTTGCATCAGCGAGTGGAAGCAGGTGCACCCTGAAGATCACAAGTTAAGTAAATATCATGACTGGCTCTGGGAAAATTATGAAAAACTAAGTCTGTCTTGA